DNA sequence from the Parascardovia denticolens DSM 10105 = JCM 12538 genome:
GTTTGATTCGTTTGATTCGTTTGACTATACCGTTGACGCCGAAGGCTTCTGGCAGGTCCATCGGTGCGCCCCCACTGTTCTGGCCCAGGCCGTGGTAAACGCTTTGATGGCTTCCGGGGCAGACCAGGCTTCAACTCTTTGGGACCTTTACTCCGGCTCGGGGCTTTTCACCTTGCCTATGGCCACTTTCTTCCCCCAAGCCCAGGTCCTGAGCATTGAAGGTGCTCCTGTCGCTGTCAAGAACGCCCACAAGAACATCAAGCAAGCGAGGTTGAACAAGACTATCACTGCTTTGGAAGGCGATGTGGCCGAGACTATCCGCTCTCTGACTGCTCACGGCCATGCCCAGTTGACCAAACCGGACATCATCCTCTTGGACCCCCCTCGGGCCGGAGCCGGCCGCAAGGTCTGCCAGCAGATGGCGGAGTCCGGAGCGAAGGCGATTATCTATGTCTCCTGTGACGTGACCAATCTTGCTCGCGACACCGCTTACCTGACCGAAGCCGGTTATCATATCTCCGACATTCAGGCTTACGATATTTACCCCATGACCCATCACGTCGAGACGGTGGCATTGTTTTCCTGAGAAAAAACTGTTTTACGATCATACTACGATAGAAAATCACAAGGAGGCGCGCGAATATGAAAACAGGTTATGAACTTCTCAATGATCCGTTTTTGAACAAGGGGACTGCGTTTACGCAGGAGGAGAGGAAGAAATTCGGGCTGGTCGGCATTCTGCCGCCGGTGGTGCAGACGATTGAGCTGCAGGCGGCACGGGCATATGAAAACGTGCAGCGCAGGGAAAACGTCACAGAAAAACGTCACTATCTGATGAATCTCTTCAGCCGGAACCGGACCCTGTTTTTCTGCCTCTTCTCGCAGCATGTACAGGAACTTATGCCGATCGTCTATGATCCGGGCATCGCCGAGAGCATCCGCAATTACGGTGAGTTCTTTATGACGCCGCAGAACGCGGCTTATCTTACGGCAGATCATCCGGAGGAGATGGAGGAAGCCATCCGCAATGCGGCGGGAGACCGGGACATTGAGCTGATTGTGGTCACCGATGCGCAGGCCATTCTGGGAATCGGCGATTGGGGAACCAATGGCGTCAGCATTTCCACCGGAAAGTTGATGGTATATACCGCTGCGGCGGGCATTGACCCGGCGAAGGTGCTGCCGGTCGTCATCGATGCGGGCACGGATCGCCAGAGCCTTCTGGACGATCCACTGTATCTGGGCTTTCATCACCACCGGATCGGCGATGAGCAGTACTACGCCTATATTGACCAGTTCATGGAGCTTGTGGAGAGGATGTTCCCGCACCTGTACCTCCACTTCGAGGATTTCGGAAGAGGCCATGCGGCAGTGCTGCTGAACCGGTATGTCAACCGCTATCCAGTATTTAATGACGACATCGAGGGAACCGGCATCATTTCTCTGGCGGGGATACTCGGGGCGCTGCGCATCTCCGGCGAGAAGCTCGCCAACCAGAAGTACCTGTGCTTTGGCGCGGGAACGGCGGGCTGCGGCATTGTGAAGAGGATCTGCCAGGAAATGGTTGACCAAGGTATGGATGTCAAGGAAGCCCAACAACACTTCTATCTTGTCGACAAGCAGGGCCTTCTGTTCGACGACATGCAGGATCTGACCCCGGAGCAGGCCGTCTTTGCACGAAGCAGAGAGGAGTTCGCTGACGCGGATGCGCTGACCACACTGGCGGCAGCGGTGAAGGCGATCCATCCCACCATCCTGGTCGGGACATCCACGCAGGGCGGTGCCTTCACAGAGGAGATTGTGAAGGAGATGGCAGCCCACACGGCGCGCCCCATTATCTTCCCGCTGAGCAACCCGACGGAACTGGCGGAGGCAAAGGCGGAGGATCTCATCCGCTGGACCGAGGGACGGGCGCTGGTGGCAACGGGAATTCCGTCTGCGCCGGTCTCATATAAGGGCGTCACGTATGAAATCGGGCAGGCGAACAACGCCCTGATCTATCCGGGACTGGGGCTTGGCGTGATTAGTGCAGATGCAAAGCTTGTCACCGACCGGATGATCTCTGTCGCGGCTCACTCGATCAGTGACATTGTCGATGCTTCCCGTGCCGGTGCCGCAGTCCTTCCGCCGGTATCGGAACTCCCTGAGTTTTCGAGAACCGTGGCGATTGCCGTCGCCGGTGAGGCGGTCAAGGAGGGACTGAATCGTCGGACGGTGGATAACGTTGCCGATGCCGTGGATACACAAAGGTGGAGCCCTACATACAGAGAGTTTGCATAACGTCACAATGCCTCCAAGCCATCATGGCCTGGAGGCATTTCTTGTGATCATCTACTCGCGTTCAAGGTACGGATCGCTGTTCAATATGCGGATGCCTTCTGTGGGGCGGTACGACAGTTTCTGCCATAAACGCTTTCGAGGAGTCCCTCGGAGTCCCAAGAGGATCCAGGGCATGAATGAATAACGGCGGGTTGTGACTGCGATTGAGCTGCTAGGGTGACGAATCGGAGGCCGACAGATGGATACTAGAGAAGCAATTAAAGCCGAATTCATGAAAGAGTATGCCCAGAAAGACTTCCGGCTCATCACCGTGAAAGCTCTCTGCGCGGCGACGCCGGTCGCCCGGACTACGTTTTATTCCTATTTCGACAACACGGACGATGTGTGTCGCGAGGTGGAGAATGATCTCATCAAAGGACTGTTGAAGGTATCTCGGAATGTCTCTTCCGGGAATATGCCAGATATGGATTTCAATCGTTTTATGGATGAGATAGAAAGATACATAAAAGATAACTGGACCAATATTTATGCGTTCCTTGTACGGCAGCCCAATCTCAGATTTATCCGTAAATGGAAAAATGCAATCGTCGTAAATTTTCGAAAACGATATCCGCAGAAGCAAAGCAATAGGAACTATGACGCTATTGCCGAGATGTTGGCTTCGTCGGTCATCAGCGCCTACACGTATTGGATGGAGCATCCGGATACGTGCGACACAAAGGAGATCAAACCGCTGTTGCACAAGGTGCTGAATTCACCTGTGGCTGCATTGTAAGTGCTCCTGAGTGCTTGCAAGTGCGAACACTTTTGGTATTTGTGTAGCGTCGAACCCTTCTAGGATGGCCGCAACGGCGAAAAGCCGAAGGTCACTGAATAGGAGGGCTTTTATCATGGCAAACATCACAATTCGTGTATTTCACGCCGGCGAGGTCTGTGTCGCTCCGGATTTTCCCTTTGGTGGAGAACACAGTAATGCGGTCACGTCATCAGGTATTTTCGAGAACAGATCAAAACGTATGTGGCTCCCGCTGTCTGCATATCTGATCGAGCATCCGAAGGGGAGATTCCTTGTTGATACCGGCTAGGCGCGTGATATCAGCCCGAACGGTGAGTTCGACAAGAAAGCGCAGATCAAATCTTTGGGCTCTGTGCTGCTTTATGAAGTGAATCAAGGTCGCATCGGATTGGGGCAGTGCATTGACGAACAGCTTGTAGAAATGGGCATCAAAGACTCCGATATTGACGCAGTGCTCATCACTCATCTCGATTGCGATCACGCCAACGGCATGAAACAGGTAAAAGGCGCGAAGAAGTTTTTGGTCGCAGCGGATGAAATCAAGTTCGCCAACAAGTTCACGCCCGTCAACAAGGTGCGTTACTACAAAGGCTGGTGGGACGGGATCAAACTGACAGGGTTTGACTGGAATGATAATCAGGGCCCTGTCGGTAGGTCTTATGACCTTCTTGGGGACGGATCCATTGAAATGATCAACATTCCAGGGCATTCCGATGGACTGTGTGCGGTCAAGGTCAAGAATGAGGAAGGCAAATTCGTGCTGATGTTCTCCGATGGCGGTTATGCGAGAAAAAGCTGGGAGAAGATGATCACCTCAGGTATTTATACGGACAAGCAGCTTCAGAAGAAGTCCCTCCAGTGGATCAGGGAACAGAGTCTTGACCCGAATTGTGTCGAGTCAATGGCAAGCCATGACCCGGATGTTGCTCCGCATGTCATAGAGCTGTGAGGTGAGTCCATTGAGACACCATCAGACTGCTCTTATCACAGGAGCCTCCGGAGGACTTGGCTTGGAATTTGCCAAAATCCTTGCGAAAAAGAAATATGATCTTGTCCTTGTAGCGAGAAACGAGGGGAAAATATATTCTCTCAAAAATGAGCTTGAATCGGAACACGGCATATCGGTGTATCCATATGCGGCAGACTTGTCGGCTGTGGATGCTGCTTTGAATGTATTCAACTACACGTTGGAGAACGGCATCACAATCGATGTTCTTATTAACAACGCCGGTTTTGGTGATTCAGGCAGTTTCGCAGACAGCGACTGGCGAAAACAGTATGAGATGGTGCAGTTGAATGTCGTGGCGATGATGCAACTGACACATTGTTTTCTTAATCCGATGATCGAACAGGGGCATGGGAAGATTCTGAATATATCGTCCGTGGCGGCGTTCAGCGCTGGACCGTATATGAGCATCTACTATGCGACCAAGTGTTTCGTCAGAAGCTTTTCCGAAGCAATTGCAGAAGAGGTCAAGGCACGGGAGTCACGGTGACGGCGTTTTGTCCAGGACCTACGGCGACTGGGTTTGAGCAGGCGGCGGCAATGGGCAAAGGCTCTGTTATGTTCCGCAAGGCGGCCAAGGCAGGCGATGTTGCAAAGGGTGGCATACGTGCCATGGCAAGAGGAAAAGTCCTCAGCTACTATGGCAGGTACACGAAGTGCATGAGCTTTCTATGCAGGATTGTTCCAAGATCCGTTGCAAGAAAATATGCCGAAAAAATGGATAGATGAAAAAACAGACCAATGCTCCACACTGCCATCATCAGCGGGGAGAAACATAACGATGACAATGTCTCTAAGCCATACAGAAACTGCTTGATGTTCTCGGTGATGAGGAATTGTCCACCGTTCAAGTCATGGAGAGACTTGACCTTTCTCGTAGGCCGACGTTTCGCAAGAACTATCTGAATCCGGCATTAGCGCAAGGAGTTATCGAAATGACAATTCCCGACAAGCCTAACAGCCGAAATCAGAGCTGCAGGAGAAAGCAACCTGATCGGTGACCGACCAAGATAAGCGACCAAGATACCGACCAAGTTAACGGCATACTGGGCCTAGACCTTGATCATAAACCGATTGAGCGGAGGAGAACAGGTCGAGACGATGGCTTCCCTCCTGACCGCCGTATTATAGGTAGAAAAACACGTGGACAAGTTCCCGCAAATGGAGAGCACCTGTAAAAGCGCCGTTTTTTGGCTTTGAGCAGTTTCCGTAAACGGGCGGAAATGAGTCCGGAATCCAGACATTCAGGTGCTTGTCTCATGTCATGTCGAGGCGGTAGCCGTTGATATCAACGGCTACCGCCGAACTCGGCGATTGATAGGAAATGGTCAACGCCGGATACAGGTTGATCAGAGTCGGCCTGTCGACAAGTCGATTCGCATCTGTTAGTGTACCTGTTACAGGTACAAATATATATTTATATGAGGTACGGATGGATACAGAAAAATCGGACAGAAAAATTCGTAAGGCCTTCAGGAACAGGAGGCTCCAGAGCAGTTCATGAACCGGGTGATTGCTACCTATGCGTTGGAGGCGTAACCGTGGATACAAAATTCTCCTCAGCTATTCATATGCTGATCCTGATTTCTGAATCAGAAGCACCGATGAATTCTGATCAGATCGCGGCCAGTGTCGGAACCAATGCGAGTTACATCCGCAAACTGACAACGCGGCTCAGCAAGACTGGAATCATCGAGGGACACCGTAGTGTCAGCGGTTTTCGCATGGTTAGAACGCCGGAAGATATCACGCTTCTGGATATATACAGAAGCGTGATGGAGACGGATGAACTGCATCTGTTTGATCTGCACCAGAATCCGAAAGACGCCTGTATCGTCGGGCATAATATCCGGCCGGTCCTTAGCGGCATGTTCCGTGACATGGAAGAGAGCATGGAAAGAAGACTGCGAGGGAAGACCCTTGCGGACTGCATCGGGCATATGCGTCAGTACATCACACAAAGTAATGCGATGACCAATAATGCCAGGCTGTGCAACGCCACATCCGACATTGTGATGACAGAAGATAGCACAGGAATTAATGAAGAACAGGAGAAAAACAATGAGAGCAGCAGTGCTTCCTCACTACGATAAAGATGGTACGGACCTTGAAATCCGCGAGGAGCCCATTCCGGTTCCGGAAGATGATGAAGTCCTCGTCAGGATCATTGCGGCAGCCGTCAACCCTTTGGATAATATGATTATCCGGGGCGAGGTGAAACTGATCGTGCCGTATAAAACGCCGCTTGTCATGGGAAATGAGTTTGCCGGCGTGGTTGAAAAGACAGGGCGGGGCGTTTCCCGTTTCAAACCCGGAGACAGGGTTTACGGAAGAATGCCGCTGAAAAGGATTGGTGCGTTTGCGGAATATGCGGCTGTCAGCGAGTCCGCGCTTGCGGTGATTCCGGATTATCTGTCCTATGAAGAGGCATCGACTGTTCCGCTTACTGCGCTCACAACGATGCAGGCCTTTGAAATCATGCAGGTGAAGCCGGGTGAATCTGTGTTCGTTTCCGGTGGAACCGGGAGCCTCGGGGCAATGGCAATTCCTGTTGCCAGAAGCCTTGGACTCCATGTGTACACCAACGGCAGCGGAGAAAACGAAGAGCGTGTTTTAAAGCTTGGAGCGGAGAAATTCATCGATTATAAAAAAGAGAAGTATACGGATGTTCTGGCGAATGTAGATCATGTCCTGGACACGCTCGGCGACAGGGAGCTTCCGGATGAATTCAAGGTACTGAAAGCGGGTGGGAATCTGGTATCCCTGAGGGGACTTCCGAATGGAAGATTTGCTCAAAGAAGCGGGATGCCATTATTGAAGCGTATCCTTTTTCAGGCCGCCGGAAGCAGGTACGACAAGATGGCAAAAGCGAAGGGTCAGACCTATGATTTCCTTTTCGTGCATGAGGATGGACGTCAACTGGAGGAGATCGCCAGATTGTTCGGCAAAGATCATCCGTTGGAGACATCCATCGATACTGTCTTTACGCTGGATCAGGTCAACGATGCTCTGGCAAAGGTCAAACAGGGAAAATCCAGAGGGAAGACGATCATTAAAATGAACGTGTAATTTAAATATATCACGAAAACCTTCCGGCTGCTTGGGATCTCATTCAACGGTTAGGAAGAGATGCGCATTTTAAGGACTGTGCTGGATCGCATTGGACGACCGAAAAAATGTGTGGATGATATCAGGATATTCCATATGTGGCGGAATATCCTGTGCGTAACATGGTTACGTTCAGAAAGCGATATAGGGATGTTTGGATTTTATAGAGATAACATTCTTAACAGAATACAAGCTGGCGGCTGGATGTCATAGGTCGAGGCTTCAAGTTGGTCATCGAGGCGTTGAGCGTAGGAGATGGGTGTCAGTAACTGACGCGAGAAGCATCGGAGTATGGAGGTATATGAAGGCCATGAAAATCAAGAACCTGGACCATCTGGTCATTACGACACGGAATCTCGATTCCTGTCTTCATTTTTATGTGGATGTCCTCGGCATGGAGTGTGACAGGGGCAACGGCAGGTATTCTGTGCGTTTTGAGAATCAGAAGTTCAATATTCACACGAAGAAGGCGGAGTTTCTACCAGCGGCAGCGTATCCGACATCTGGTAGCCTCGATCTGTGTCTTGTGGCCGACGTCGATATTGATTCCGTGAAACGCGAAATCGAAGGAAAAGGCTATCCTGTTGAGGAAGGCCCCGTGGTCCGTCATGGAGCGCTTGGGGAAATGAAAAGTGTATATCTGCGTGATCCGGATGGCAATCTGATAGAGTTGAGCAGTTATCAATGATTCGAGTGGCATAGCGGTGTCGGTCTGTCAAGAAAAGCGTGCAGGCGCTCCGTCGCGGGCCTTTTCATCTCATCCGCGAAAGTTTTCTGCTTGCGTTCAAGAATTTCGGCCACCTTCCGGTCGGAGATCCCTTCCGGGTGGAACTGGCCGAATTGACGGTACTGGCGGCTGGGGTCGTCTTGGAGAGTCGGCGGATTGAAGAGGGGTGGGTTGAAACGGTGGGAATCCTGAGTTTTCCCGCAGACTCTTATCTTGAGATGACCGATAAAACGGAAAGCATGGATTATATTATGGAGAAACGGGGCCGCGATCCTTTTCC
Encoded proteins:
- a CDS encoding MBL fold metallo-hydrolase, coding for MLLYEVNQGRIGLGQCIDEQLVEMGIKDSDIDAVLITHLDCDHANGMKQVKGAKKFLVAADEIKFANKFTPVNKVRYYKGWWDGIKLTGFDWNDNQGPVGRSYDLLGDGSIEMINIPGHSDGLCAVKVKNEEGKFVLMFSDGGYARKSWEKMITSGIYTDKQLQKKSLQWIREQSLDPNCVESMASHDPDVAPHVIEL
- a CDS encoding malolactic enzyme; this translates as MKTGYELLNDPFLNKGTAFTQEERKKFGLVGILPPVVQTIELQAARAYENVQRRENVTEKRHYLMNLFSRNRTLFFCLFSQHVQELMPIVYDPGIAESIRNYGEFFMTPQNAAYLTADHPEEMEEAIRNAAGDRDIELIVVTDAQAILGIGDWGTNGVSISTGKLMVYTAAAGIDPAKVLPVVIDAGTDRQSLLDDPLYLGFHHHRIGDEQYYAYIDQFMELVERMFPHLYLHFEDFGRGHAAVLLNRYVNRYPVFNDDIEGTGIISLAGILGALRISGEKLANQKYLCFGAGTAGCGIVKRICQEMVDQGMDVKEAQQHFYLVDKQGLLFDDMQDLTPEQAVFARSREEFADADALTTLAAAVKAIHPTILVGTSTQGGAFTEEIVKEMAAHTARPIIFPLSNPTELAEAKAEDLIRWTEGRALVATGIPSAPVSYKGVTYEIGQANNALIYPGLGLGVISADAKLVTDRMISVAAHSISDIVDASRAGAAVLPPVSELPEFSRTVAIAVAGEAVKEGLNRRTVDNVADAVDTQRWSPTYREFA
- a CDS encoding VOC family protein — its product is MKAMKIKNLDHLVITTRNLDSCLHFYVDVLGMECDRGNGRYSVRFENQKFNIHTKKAEFLPAAAYPTSGSLDLCLVADVDIDSVKREIEGKGYPVEEGPVVRHGALGEMKSVYLRDPDGNLIELSSYQ
- a CDS encoding NADP-dependent oxidoreductase; amino-acid sequence: MRAAVLPHYDKDGTDLEIREEPIPVPEDDEVLVRIIAAAVNPLDNMIIRGEVKLIVPYKTPLVMGNEFAGVVEKTGRGVSRFKPGDRVYGRMPLKRIGAFAEYAAVSESALAVIPDYLSYEEASTVPLTALTTMQAFEIMQVKPGESVFVSGGTGSLGAMAIPVARSLGLHVYTNGSGENEERVLKLGAEKFIDYKKEKYTDVLANVDHVLDTLGDRELPDEFKVLKAGGNLVSLRGLPNGRFAQRSGMPLLKRILFQAAGSRYDKMAKAKGQTYDFLFVHEDGRQLEEIARLFGKDHPLETSIDTVFTLDQVNDALAKVKQGKSRGKTIIKMNV
- a CDS encoding Rrf2 family transcriptional regulator, which translates into the protein MDTKFSSAIHMLILISESEAPMNSDQIAASVGTNASYIRKLTTRLSKTGIIEGHRSVSGFRMVRTPEDITLLDIYRSVMETDELHLFDLHQNPKDACIVGHNIRPVLSGMFRDMEESMERRLRGKTLADCIGHMRQYITQSNAMTNNARLCNATSDIVMTEDSTGINEEQEKNNESSSASSLR
- a CDS encoding TetR/AcrR family transcriptional regulator; translated protein: MDTREAIKAEFMKEYAQKDFRLITVKALCAATPVARTTFYSYFDNTDDVCREVENDLIKGLLKVSRNVSSGNMPDMDFNRFMDEIERYIKDNWTNIYAFLVRQPNLRFIRKWKNAIVVNFRKRYPQKQSNRNYDAIAEMLASSVISAYTYWMEHPDTCDTKEIKPLLHKVLNSPVAAL
- a CDS encoding SDR family NAD(P)-dependent oxidoreductase; this encodes MSPLRHHQTALITGASGGLGLEFAKILAKKKYDLVLVARNEGKIYSLKNELESEHGISVYPYAADLSAVDAALNVFNYTLENGITIDVLINNAGFGDSGSFADSDWRKQYEMVQLNVVAMMQLTHCFLNPMIEQGHGKILNISSVAAFSAGPYMSIYYATKCFVRSFSEAIAEEVKARESR
- a CDS encoding Fic family protein gives rise to the protein MLDVLGDEELSTVQVMERLDLSRRPTFRKNYLNPALAQGVIEMTIPDKPNSRNQSCRRKQPDR